A genomic segment from Halomonas sp. GD1P12 encodes:
- a CDS encoding acyl-CoA synthetase encodes MNTIFEQDLPPTPANYVALSPLTFIERSAAVYPDYPAVVYGGRRLSWAETWSRCRRLASALEKRGIEPGQTVAAMLPNVPAMFEAHFGVPLAGCVLNTLNIRLDAHAIHHMLAHGEAKAVLVDPEFKDVIKQAVEGLADKPLLIDVRDEEFFDESTGIGEIEYEALLQEGDPDYAYRLPNDEWQAISLNYTSGTTGDPKGVVYHHRGAYLNAVSNIMEWAMPHHPVYLWTLPMFHCNGWCFPWSIAARAGVNVCLRKVDPARINALIEEERVTHFSGAPIVLNALVNLPEAQKRVFDHPVKATTAGAAPPASIIAGVEKLGIEVTHVYGLTEVYGPVTVCAWHDAWDALPLEARAKIKARQGVRYHMLEALCVADPQTLEPVPRDGQAIGEILMRGNNVMKGYLKNVDATQKALAGGWYHTGDLAVWHEDGYIEIKDRSKDIIISGGENISTIEVESALYDHPAVEAAAVVARPDEKWGETPCAFVTLKPGYNDIDEAAIIAHCRERLAGFKVPKTVVFSELPKTSTGKIQKFVLRDEARGLDQR; translated from the coding sequence ATGAACACGATCTTCGAGCAGGATCTGCCGCCGACGCCGGCGAACTACGTAGCGCTGTCGCCGCTGACGTTCATCGAGCGCTCGGCGGCGGTGTATCCGGACTACCCGGCCGTGGTTTACGGCGGGCGTCGCTTAAGCTGGGCAGAGACCTGGTCGCGCTGTCGCCGGCTTGCCAGCGCCCTTGAAAAGCGCGGCATCGAACCCGGCCAGACCGTGGCCGCCATGCTGCCCAACGTACCGGCCATGTTCGAGGCGCACTTCGGCGTGCCGCTGGCCGGCTGCGTGCTCAATACGCTCAACATCCGTCTGGACGCCCACGCCATTCACCACATGCTCGCCCACGGCGAGGCGAAGGCGGTTTTGGTCGACCCGGAGTTCAAGGATGTCATCAAACAGGCGGTGGAGGGGCTGGCCGACAAGCCGCTGCTCATCGACGTACGCGATGAGGAGTTTTTCGACGAGTCGACAGGCATCGGCGAGATAGAGTACGAGGCGTTGCTGCAAGAGGGCGACCCGGACTACGCCTATCGGTTGCCAAATGATGAGTGGCAGGCCATTTCGCTGAACTACACCTCCGGCACCACCGGTGACCCGAAGGGCGTGGTGTATCACCATCGCGGGGCGTATCTCAACGCGGTGAGCAACATCATGGAGTGGGCGATGCCCCACCATCCGGTCTATCTCTGGACCCTGCCGATGTTTCACTGCAACGGCTGGTGCTTCCCCTGGTCGATCGCCGCTCGCGCCGGGGTCAACGTGTGCCTGCGAAAGGTGGACCCGGCGCGTATCAACGCGCTGATCGAGGAGGAGCGGGTGACCCACTTCAGCGGCGCGCCGATCGTGCTCAATGCCCTGGTGAATCTGCCGGAGGCGCAAAAGCGCGTCTTCGACCATCCGGTCAAGGCGACGACCGCTGGTGCGGCGCCGCCGGCTTCCATCATTGCCGGGGTCGAGAAGCTGGGCATCGAGGTCACCCACGTTTACGGTTTGACCGAGGTGTACGGACCGGTGACGGTGTGCGCTTGGCACGACGCCTGGGATGCATTGCCCCTCGAAGCGCGGGCCAAAATCAAGGCCCGCCAGGGCGTGCGCTATCATATGCTCGAGGCGCTGTGCGTCGCCGACCCGCAGACGCTTGAGCCCGTCCCCCGCGATGGTCAGGCCATCGGCGAGATCCTGATGCGCGGCAATAACGTCATGAAGGGCTACTTGAAGAACGTTGATGCGACCCAAAAGGCGCTTGCCGGCGGCTGGTACCACACCGGTGACCTGGCGGTCTGGCACGAGGATGGCTATATCGAGATCAAGGACCGCTCCAAGGACATCATCATCTCCGGCGGTGAAAACATCTCAACCATCGAAGTGGAGAGCGCGCTTTACGACCACCCCGCCGTGGAAGCCGCGGCGGTCGTGGCCCGGCCGGATGAAAAGTGGGGCGAGACGCCCTGCGCCTTCGTCACCCTGAAGCCAGGTTACAACGATATCGATGAAGCCGCGATCATCGCCCACTGCCGCGAGCGGCTGGCGGGCTTCAAGGTCCCCAAAACGGTCGTTTTCAGCGAGCTGCCGAAAACCTCTACCGGCAAGATCCAGAAGTTCGTGCTGCGCGACGAAGCCCGAGGGCTCGACCAACGCTAG
- a CDS encoding enoyl-CoA hydratase-related protein: MSDNVIEKNDNDGIVTLTFNRPKALNALNSDVLEALAAHLSELEGQANLRAVLLTGAGEKAFVAGADITEMRDKTPEQARAFAAQALSTIKRLERLPVPVVALVNGFCLGGGCELALACDWAVASDNAIFGQPEVLLGVIPGFGGTQRLPRRVGPAMAIDLVTTGRKIDAQEALRIGLVNRVMSQAELSSYAEELTKQLGGNGRQAVRAAKQAVHDGLDQDLDSALALETSLFAFCFAGEEQKEGMSAFVEKRKANF, encoded by the coding sequence ATGAGCGACAACGTGATCGAAAAAAACGATAACGACGGCATCGTAACGCTTACCTTCAATCGCCCCAAGGCGCTGAACGCGCTCAACAGCGACGTACTCGAAGCGCTTGCCGCCCACCTGAGCGAACTCGAGGGCCAGGCCAATCTTCGCGCCGTTCTTTTGACCGGCGCCGGCGAGAAAGCCTTCGTGGCCGGGGCGGACATCACCGAAATGCGCGACAAAACGCCCGAGCAGGCGCGCGCTTTCGCCGCCCAGGCGCTTTCCACCATCAAGCGCCTGGAGCGTCTTCCGGTGCCGGTCGTGGCGCTGGTCAACGGGTTCTGCCTGGGCGGCGGCTGCGAGCTGGCGCTGGCCTGCGACTGGGCGGTGGCCAGCGACAACGCCATCTTCGGCCAGCCGGAGGTGCTGCTTGGCGTGATTCCAGGCTTTGGCGGCACCCAGCGCCTGCCGCGCCGTGTCGGCCCGGCCATGGCGATCGATCTGGTCACCACCGGGCGCAAGATCGATGCCCAGGAGGCGCTACGTATCGGGCTGGTCAACCGCGTCATGTCTCAAGCCGAGCTTTCAAGCTACGCCGAGGAGCTGACCAAACAGTTGGGTGGCAACGGCCGCCAGGCGGTGCGCGCCGCCAAGCAGGCGGTCCACGACGGGTTGGATCAGGATTTGGACAGCGCCCTGGCGCTGGAAACGAGCCTGTTCGCCTTCTGCTTTGCGGGAGAGGAGCAGAAAGAGGGCATGAGCGCATTTGTGGAGAAGCGCAAGGCGAACTTTTAA
- a CDS encoding L-idonate 5-dehydrogenase, with protein MQALVIHGKQDLREETRSLPALAAHQVRLRMAFGGICGSDLHYYHEGANGAFVVREPLIPGHEMAGVIEQDPSGTFEPGTPVTLHPATFGICEPGLEEKPHLWPQGAYLGSASTWPHTQGGMSEYLDVDPSMIRVLPASLPLSRAALAEPMAVALHGIEVAGGVADQRVLVCGAGPIGLLAAAAALAKGAREVSITDVLEGPLSRAQALGVSATYRINEQALPDEAFDVVLECTGVPASINGAIKAVRRAGIIAQIGMMPATAQPIALAPLISKEVQLRGCFRFSHEIDEAIDLLAKDARFDDVITHVLPASDAQNAFAIAKDSERSGKVLIELWPAG; from the coding sequence ATGCAAGCATTAGTCATTCACGGCAAGCAGGACCTGCGCGAAGAGACCCGCTCACTGCCGGCGCTGGCCGCCCACCAGGTGCGGCTGCGCATGGCCTTCGGCGGCATTTGCGGGTCGGACCTTCACTACTATCACGAAGGGGCCAACGGCGCGTTCGTGGTGCGCGAACCGCTGATTCCCGGGCACGAAATGGCCGGCGTGATCGAACAAGACCCCAGCGGTACGTTCGAGCCGGGCACGCCGGTCACGCTGCACCCGGCGACCTTCGGCATTTGCGAGCCGGGGCTTGAAGAGAAACCGCATCTTTGGCCCCAGGGCGCCTATCTCGGGTCGGCCTCGACCTGGCCCCACACCCAGGGCGGCATGAGTGAGTATCTGGACGTGGACCCGTCCATGATTCGCGTGCTGCCCGCTTCGCTTCCGCTATCGCGGGCGGCGCTTGCCGAGCCGATGGCGGTGGCCTTGCACGGTATCGAGGTGGCCGGCGGCGTCGCCGACCAGCGCGTGCTGGTGTGCGGCGCCGGGCCGATCGGGCTACTCGCCGCCGCGGCGGCGCTGGCCAAGGGAGCACGCGAGGTGAGCATCACCGATGTGCTCGAAGGCCCGCTATCACGCGCACAAGCGCTGGGCGTTTCGGCCACCTATCGCATCAATGAGCAGGCACTCCCCGACGAGGCCTTCGATGTGGTGCTGGAGTGCACCGGCGTGCCCGCCTCCATCAACGGCGCGATCAAGGCGGTGCGGCGTGCGGGCATCATCGCCCAGATCGGCATGATGCCCGCGACCGCGCAGCCCATTGCCCTGGCACCGCTGATTTCAAAGGAAGTTCAGCTGCGCGGCTGCTTTCGTTTCAGCCACGAGATCGACGAAGCGATTGACCTGCTGGCGAAAGACGCGCGCTTTGACGATGTCATTACCCATGTGCTGCCGGCAAGCGATGCGCAAAACGCCTTTGCTATCGCAAAGGACTCCGAACGCTCCGGCAAGGTACTCATCGAGCTCTGGCCCGCCGGATAG
- a CDS encoding glucose 1-dehydrogenase, which yields MNPTLFDIQDKLALVTGSSRGLGNALARGLAQQGARVVLHGREQAQVERQAQALAEETGARVEAVSFDVTDARAAKEALEALVERCGAPDILVNNAGLQRRAPFNEFAPNDWDALVATNLSSVFYVSQVVTRAMSERGSGKVVNIGSVQSKLARETIAPYSATKGAVALLTQGMAADLARFNIQVNCISPGYFKTEMNTALWQDPDFNAWVEKRTPAQRWGHFDELVGTLIYLCSGASSFVSGQNIFVDGGMTSVV from the coding sequence ATGAACCCGACACTTTTCGACATTCAGGATAAACTCGCACTGGTGACCGGCTCCTCCCGGGGGCTGGGTAACGCCCTGGCTCGGGGCCTTGCCCAGCAGGGAGCACGCGTCGTTCTGCACGGCCGTGAGCAGGCTCAGGTCGAGCGTCAGGCTCAGGCGCTGGCCGAGGAAACCGGCGCACGCGTCGAGGCCGTGAGTTTCGATGTCACCGATGCTAGAGCCGCCAAAGAGGCGCTCGAGGCGCTGGTCGAGCGCTGCGGCGCACCGGACATTCTGGTCAATAACGCCGGCCTGCAGCGCCGGGCGCCGTTCAACGAATTCGCGCCCAACGACTGGGATGCGCTGGTCGCGACCAACCTGTCGAGCGTGTTTTACGTCTCTCAAGTCGTCACTCGCGCCATGAGCGAGCGCGGCTCGGGCAAGGTCGTGAATATCGGCTCGGTACAGTCGAAGCTCGCCCGGGAAACCATTGCGCCCTACTCCGCGACCAAGGGTGCCGTGGCCCTGCTGACGCAGGGAATGGCGGCGGATCTTGCGCGCTTCAACATCCAGGTCAACTGTATTTCGCCTGGCTACTTCAAGACCGAGATGAACACCGCGCTATGGCAAGACCCGGACTTCAACGCCTGGGTGGAAAAGCGCACGCCGGCACAGCGCTGGGGGCATTTCGACGAGCTGGTCGGCACGCTGATCTATTTGTGCTCCGGGGCGTCGAGTTTCGTCTCGGGACAGAACATTTTCGTCGATGGCGGCATGACGTCGGTCGTTTGA
- a CDS encoding GntP family permease, whose amino-acid sequence MDGWTQTMSAGPLLGIATAAVLLLLLLIIRFKVHAFLALISVSFLTALVTGIPYDAIVPTLVQSFGGTLGAVALLVGLGAMLGKLVEHSGGARVLADRMITLFGEQRAPLALGVASLLMGFPIFFDAGLIVMLPIIFAVGRRLGGPILLYAMPAAAAFSVMHVFLPPHPGPVTAAELYDANLGLLMLTGVVIAFPLWWISGYMWGQFVAKRHPFPLDKALFGEVKDDEVTHPPAVGTVIFMLLLPLLLIFMNTGLDFLRSLGAVDSDQGWFQLMRALGSTPVALLISALVAMLVLGRRRGVEGNALEKVLDSSLGPICSVVLITGAGGMFGGVLRASGIGDALSDSLGDLGFSVIVAAYLIAVILRLAQGSATVALVTAAGLMAPAVAGADFSAMQIVAITLATAAGSVFAGHVNDSGFWLVGRLLGMDVKTTLKTWTVQQALESLVGFVFAYVIFVLF is encoded by the coding sequence ATGGACGGATGGACACAAACGATGTCGGCAGGCCCCTTGCTGGGCATTGCTACCGCTGCCGTGCTGCTACTGCTGCTGCTGATCATCAGATTCAAGGTGCACGCCTTTCTCGCCCTGATTTCGGTCAGCTTTTTGACCGCGCTGGTCACCGGCATTCCTTATGACGCCATCGTGCCGACGCTGGTGCAGAGCTTTGGCGGCACACTCGGCGCCGTGGCGCTGCTGGTGGGTCTTGGCGCCATGCTTGGCAAGCTCGTCGAGCACTCCGGCGGCGCACGCGTGCTGGCGGATCGCATGATTACCTTGTTCGGCGAGCAGCGCGCGCCGCTTGCCCTCGGCGTCGCCTCGCTGCTGATGGGCTTTCCGATCTTTTTCGACGCCGGTTTGATCGTCATGCTGCCGATCATCTTCGCCGTGGGCCGCCGGCTTGGCGGGCCGATTCTCTTGTATGCCATGCCCGCCGCCGCGGCGTTTTCGGTCATGCACGTGTTTTTGCCACCCCACCCGGGGCCGGTCACCGCTGCCGAACTGTATGACGCCAACCTCGGGCTTTTGATGCTCACCGGCGTCGTCATCGCCTTTCCGCTCTGGTGGATTTCCGGCTACATGTGGGGCCAGTTCGTCGCCAAACGCCACCCATTTCCACTCGACAAGGCGCTGTTTGGTGAAGTGAAGGACGATGAGGTCACCCACCCGCCAGCGGTCGGTACGGTGATCTTCATGCTCCTGCTGCCGCTTTTGCTCATCTTCATGAATACGGGGCTGGACTTTCTGCGCTCGCTGGGCGCGGTGGACAGCGACCAGGGGTGGTTTCAGCTGATGCGGGCGCTTGGCAGCACGCCGGTGGCGCTGTTGATTTCCGCGCTGGTCGCCATGCTGGTGCTGGGCCGGCGTCGCGGGGTCGAGGGCAACGCGCTGGAGAAAGTGCTGGACTCCTCGCTCGGCCCGATCTGCTCGGTGGTATTGATCACCGGCGCCGGCGGCATGTTCGGCGGCGTGCTGCGCGCCTCCGGCATTGGCGATGCGCTCTCCGATTCGCTGGGCGATCTGGGCTTTTCCGTCATCGTGGCGGCTTACCTGATCGCGGTCATCCTGCGCCTGGCCCAGGGCTCGGCGACCGTGGCACTGGTGACCGCTGCCGGCCTCATGGCCCCGGCCGTTGCCGGCGCCGACTTCAGCGCCATGCAGATCGTGGCGATCACGCTGGCCACTGCCGCGGGCTCGGTCTTCGCCGGCCACGTCAACGACTCGGGCTTCTGGCTCGTCGGCCGGCTTCTGGGTATGGACGTCAAGACCACGCTCAAGACCTGGACGGTACAGCAGGCGCTCGAGTCTTTGGTCGGCTTCGTCTTCGCTTATGTGATCTTCGTCCTTTTCTAG
- a CDS encoding YaeQ family protein, with product MALSATPYKVDLNLTDLDRNVYETLRFTVARHPSETEERLCARLLAFVLWYGEALGFGRGLSDVDEPALWEKSLDGRVLHWIEVGQPDAERLTWCSRRAERVSLLAYGRTEQWEAKVLPGVSSLKNLHVASLPEQALAQIATELPRAINWAVMISDGALYVTDDRGQHEITPQWLVRER from the coding sequence ATGGCTCTAAGCGCGACCCCCTATAAAGTGGATCTGAATCTGACCGATCTGGATCGCAACGTGTATGAAACGCTGCGTTTCACCGTGGCCCGGCACCCCTCCGAGACCGAGGAGCGGCTCTGCGCGCGGCTGCTGGCGTTTGTTCTCTGGTACGGCGAGGCGCTGGGCTTTGGACGGGGGCTATCGGATGTCGACGAGCCGGCACTTTGGGAGAAAAGCCTGGACGGGCGCGTGCTGCACTGGATCGAGGTGGGTCAGCCCGACGCCGAGCGCTTGACCTGGTGCTCGCGGCGCGCCGAGCGAGTATCGCTGCTCGCTTACGGGCGCACGGAGCAGTGGGAAGCGAAGGTGCTGCCCGGCGTGTCGTCGCTGAAGAATTTGCACGTAGCGAGTTTGCCGGAGCAGGCGCTGGCGCAGATAGCGACAGAGTTGCCGCGAGCGATCAATTGGGCGGTCATGATCAGCGACGGCGCGCTTTACGTGACCGACGATCGCGGCCAGCACGAAATCACCCCGCAATGGCTCGTGCGCGAGCGCTAA
- a CDS encoding lipid A deacylase LpxR family protein, with the protein MRIPSAARRNPLILSITLALTSPLALADDSRFTFKIENDGLASADDGHFTSGFELNYGYAPSPDSWTQRLAAALPEPIIGEADQAAFRLVHQIYTPNDIQQPQLIESDRPYAGLVFGGVSLYEDAPMTSNITRSTDLHLDVGLVGPSSLADSIQREVHHVTGSDRPRGWDNQLSDEPLLNLTLRRQWWVDTPLAGKQFAHGPSVGAALGNLYTYASAGYSVRWGDYASGVPTLTPNPGNRGQFDATRGWQWYLFASVDGYYMAHNLTLDGNVFSSSHSVDRKEWVGDASAGLALGWNDWQVNYAMLARSREFDGQQSHDAIGSITLTKRF; encoded by the coding sequence ATGCGCATTCCTTCTGCCGCAAGGCGGAACCCACTGATCTTGTCCATCACACTGGCGCTGACGTCGCCACTGGCGTTGGCAGACGATAGCCGTTTTACGTTCAAGATCGAAAACGACGGCTTGGCAAGCGCCGACGATGGCCACTTCACCAGTGGGTTCGAGCTCAACTACGGCTATGCGCCGTCACCTGATAGCTGGACACAGCGCCTGGCGGCCGCGCTACCCGAGCCGATCATCGGCGAGGCCGACCAGGCAGCGTTTCGTTTGGTGCATCAAATCTACACCCCGAACGATATTCAACAGCCGCAGTTGATCGAAAGCGATCGCCCCTACGCCGGGCTCGTGTTCGGCGGCGTGTCGCTTTATGAAGACGCGCCGATGACATCGAACATCACGCGATCGACGGATCTGCATTTGGACGTGGGGCTCGTGGGGCCGTCGTCGCTGGCCGACAGCATTCAGCGCGAAGTTCACCACGTCACCGGCAGCGACCGCCCGCGCGGGTGGGATAACCAGCTAAGTGACGAGCCGCTTTTGAACCTTACCCTGCGCCGCCAGTGGTGGGTCGATACGCCCCTGGCCGGCAAGCAGTTCGCCCACGGGCCGAGCGTGGGCGCGGCGCTGGGTAATCTCTACACCTACGCCAGCGCCGGTTACAGCGTACGCTGGGGCGACTACGCCAGCGGCGTACCGACGCTGACGCCCAACCCGGGCAATCGCGGGCAGTTCGACGCGACCCGCGGGTGGCAGTGGTACCTGTTTGCCAGCGTCGACGGCTACTACATGGCGCACAATCTGACGCTGGACGGCAACGTTTTTTCGTCGAGCCATTCGGTGGATCGTAAGGAGTGGGTAGGCGACGCCTCCGCGGGGCTGGCGCTGGGCTGGAACGATTGGCAGGTCAACTACGCCATGCTGGCGCGCTCGCGCGAGTTCGACGGCCAGCAAAGCCACGACGCCATCGGCTCGATTACCCTGACCAAACGTTTCTAA
- a CDS encoding DUF421 domain-containing protein: protein MDMMFFSGWESLVRTLVVGVLAYVVLIAFLRLSGNRTLSKMNAFDMIVTVALGSTLATVLLSKDVALAEGTLALALLIALQYLITWLSVRVGWVKRAVTGEPLMLLYEGEFLKQALYRARVTEDEVHSAVRASGLSSVADVSAVVLETDGSLSVVTQTPAQKRSSLEDVRRL, encoded by the coding sequence ATGGATATGATGTTCTTTAGTGGCTGGGAAAGCCTGGTACGCACGCTGGTGGTCGGAGTGCTCGCTTATGTCGTGCTGATTGCGTTCTTGCGTCTCTCCGGCAACCGCACGCTCTCCAAGATGAACGCCTTCGACATGATCGTTACGGTGGCGCTGGGCTCGACGCTGGCGACGGTGCTGCTTTCAAAAGACGTGGCGCTGGCCGAAGGTACGCTGGCACTGGCGCTTTTGATCGCGCTTCAGTACCTGATTACGTGGCTGAGTGTGCGGGTCGGCTGGGTCAAACGCGCCGTCACCGGCGAGCCCTTGATGCTTTTATACGAAGGTGAGTTTCTGAAACAAGCGCTCTACCGGGCGCGCGTCACCGAAGACGAGGTGCACTCGGCGGTACGCGCAAGCGGGCTTTCGAGCGTGGCCGACGTGTCTGCGGTGGTGCTCGAAACCGACGGCTCGCTCAGCGTAGTCACTCAAACACCTGCGCAAAAGCGCTCGAGTCTCGAGGACGTGCGCCGCCTGTGA
- the yghU gene encoding glutathione-dependent disulfide-bond oxidoreductase has protein sequence MSDSYTPPRVWEWEAGNGGKFANINRPTAGAREEKPLPVGKHPLQLYSLATPNGIKVTIMLEELLEKGIEQAEYDAYLIDIGEGDQFGSGFVEINPNSKIPAMMDHSANPPQRIFESGSILLYLAEKFDAFLPHEPAKRTETLSWLFWQMGSAPMLGGGFGHFYAYAPESYQYPIDRYTMEVKRQLDVLDKHLAENRYMAGDEYTIADMAIFPWYGALVKNRVYEAAEFLQAHTYENVMRWADEIDARPAVKRGRMVNNVKGDESEQLRERHDASDFEHKTQDKQ, from the coding sequence ATGAGTGATAGCTACACGCCGCCCCGCGTATGGGAGTGGGAGGCCGGTAACGGCGGCAAGTTCGCGAACATTAACCGCCCAACGGCGGGCGCGCGGGAAGAGAAGCCGCTGCCGGTGGGCAAACACCCGCTTCAGCTCTATTCGCTGGCCACGCCCAACGGCATCAAGGTCACGATCATGCTCGAGGAGCTTTTGGAAAAAGGCATCGAGCAGGCGGAGTACGATGCCTACCTGATCGACATCGGCGAAGGCGACCAGTTCGGCAGCGGCTTCGTCGAGATCAACCCGAACTCCAAGATCCCGGCGATGATGGACCACAGCGCCAATCCGCCCCAGCGGATCTTCGAATCCGGTTCGATTCTTCTTTACCTGGCCGAGAAGTTCGACGCCTTTTTGCCGCATGAGCCTGCCAAACGTACCGAAACGCTCTCCTGGCTTTTCTGGCAGATGGGCAGCGCGCCGATGCTCGGGGGCGGCTTCGGCCACTTCTACGCCTACGCGCCGGAAAGCTACCAGTACCCGATCGACCGTTACACCATGGAAGTGAAGCGCCAGCTCGATGTGCTCGATAAACACTTGGCCGAGAACCGCTACATGGCCGGCGACGAGTACACCATCGCCGACATGGCGATCTTCCCCTGGTACGGGGCGCTGGTGAAAAACCGCGTTTACGAGGCGGCGGAGTTTTTGCAGGCGCACACCTACGAGAACGTGATGCGCTGGGCCGATGAGATCGACGCGCGCCCGGCCGTCAAACGCGGGCGCATGGTCAACAACGTCAAGGGCGACGAAAGCGAGCAGCTCAGAGAGCGCCACGACGCCAGCGATTTCGAACACAAGACCCAGGACAAGCAGTGA
- a CDS encoding aspartate/glutamate racemase family protein, translated as MRTIGVLGGMSWESTQSYYQALNEGVNEALGGFHSASIIMESVDFAEIEALQRAGDWHTAGEYLAQAAKRLEHAGAGCLVLATNTMHKVAPAIEAAIGIPLLHIADATAEQCQKDGIKRVGLLGTRFTMEQDFYKARLKKRYGIDVVIPTDQERESVHRIIFEELCRGEIKQASRARYLDIIEGLQTRGAEAVILGCTEIALLVEQRHTRVALFDTTALHAAKAVAWSLEDAAKP; from the coding sequence ATGCGAACGATCGGGGTGCTGGGCGGCATGAGCTGGGAGTCCACGCAAAGCTACTACCAGGCGTTGAACGAAGGCGTCAATGAGGCGCTGGGCGGCTTTCATTCGGCTTCAATCATCATGGAGAGCGTCGATTTCGCCGAGATCGAGGCGCTGCAGCGCGCCGGTGACTGGCACACGGCCGGCGAGTATTTAGCCCAGGCGGCAAAACGTTTGGAGCACGCCGGCGCGGGCTGTCTGGTGCTGGCCACCAACACCATGCACAAGGTGGCGCCCGCGATCGAGGCGGCCATCGGCATTCCGCTTTTACACATTGCCGACGCCACCGCCGAGCAGTGCCAGAAAGACGGCATCAAGCGGGTTGGGCTGTTGGGTACGCGCTTTACCATGGAGCAGGATTTCTACAAGGCGCGGCTCAAAAAGCGCTACGGCATCGACGTCGTCATCCCCACGGACCAGGAGCGCGAAAGCGTTCACCGGATCATCTTCGAGGAGCTTTGCCGTGGCGAGATCAAGCAAGCGTCGCGAGCGCGCTATCTCGACATCATCGAAGGTCTGCAGACCCGGGGCGCCGAGGCGGTGATTCTGGGGTGTACCGAAATCGCGCTGCTGGTAGAGCAGCGACACACCCGCGTCGCGCTTTTCGATACCACCGCCCTGCACGCGGCGAAGGCGGTGGCCTGGTCGCTGGAAGACGCCGCCAAGCCTTAA
- a CDS encoding organic hydroperoxide resistance protein: MSIEKIAYRAEAHVSGGREGHAKSSDGALDVDLSTPKELGGAGGSGTNPEQLFAAGYAACFLGALKHVASQEKVKLPSDANIDALVGIGAVEVGFAIEVELKMSLPGMDKPAAQSLVEKAHTVCPYSNATRGNIDVTLTVV; the protein is encoded by the coding sequence ATGTCTATCGAAAAAATCGCTTACCGCGCTGAAGCCCACGTTAGCGGCGGCCGCGAAGGCCACGCCAAATCCTCTGACGGCGCGCTGGATGTCGATCTCAGCACGCCCAAAGAGCTCGGCGGCGCCGGCGGCAGCGGCACCAACCCGGAGCAGCTCTTCGCCGCCGGCTATGCGGCGTGCTTTCTCGGCGCGCTCAAGCACGTCGCCAGCCAGGAGAAGGTGAAGCTGCCTTCGGATGCGAACATCGACGCGTTGGTGGGCATTGGCGCCGTCGAGGTCGGCTTTGCCATCGAAGTCGAGCTCAAGATGAGCCTGCCCGGCATGGACAAGCCCGCCGCTCAGTCGCTGGTCGAGAAAGCGCACACCGTCTGCCCCTACTCCAACGCCACTCGCGGCAACATCGACGTTACCCTGACCGTCGTTTAA
- a CDS encoding gluconokinase — MTATSHRILVMGVSGCGKSLVGQRLAARLDAEFIDGDDYHPPANVAKMASGTPLDDGDRQGWLETLAGLFDTYRREDKTVVIACSGLKKRYRDCLRTGDPALEILYLEGEHALLKERLTTREDHFFKGEAMLASQLEALEAPDEQEAQALSITLTPELIAERFTTRLLGKR; from the coding sequence ATGACCGCCACTTCCCACCGTATTCTGGTCATGGGCGTTTCCGGCTGCGGAAAATCCCTGGTGGGCCAGCGCCTCGCCGCCAGGCTTGACGCCGAGTTCATCGACGGCGACGACTACCACCCGCCCGCCAACGTGGCTAAAATGGCCAGCGGCACGCCGCTCGACGACGGCGACCGCCAGGGGTGGCTGGAAACCCTGGCCGGTTTGTTCGATACGTATCGCCGCGAGGACAAAACCGTGGTGATCGCCTGCTCCGGGCTCAAAAAGCGCTATCGCGACTGCCTGCGAACCGGCGACCCGGCGCTCGAAATTTTGTATCTCGAAGGCGAGCACGCGCTTTTGAAGGAGCGCCTAACCACTCGCGAAGATCACTTCTTCAAGGGTGAGGCGATGCTGGCGAGCCAGCTCGAGGCGTTGGAGGCGCCCGACGAGCAGGAGGCGCAAGCGCTTTCGATTACGCTCACACCCGAACTCATTGCCGAGCGCTTCACCACGCGCCTGCTCGGCAAGCGCTGA